One region of Micromonospora ureilytica genomic DNA includes:
- a CDS encoding DEAD/DEAH box helicase — translation MAARTPVLETFPALRAWQRKALVEYLRRRTEDFTAVATPGAGKTTFALRIAAELLGDGTIEAVTVVAPTEHLKNQWSDAAARVGIQLDAAFRNADLHSAADFHGAVVTYAQVGMAPQVHRRRTMTRRTLVILDEIHHAGDSRSWGDGVKNAFEPAVRRLMLTGTPFRSDDNPIPFVSYERGGDGLLRSRADSVYGYSDALRDGVVRPVLFLAYSGETRWRTNAGEELAARLGEPMTQDLVAQAWRTALDPAGDWMPQVLRAADARLTVLRNAGMADAGGLIIATDQQTARSYAKLIEQVTGEKAAVVLSDDQGASARIATFAASDQRWLVAVRMVSEGVDIPRLAVGVYATSASTPLYFAQAIGRFVRARRPGETASVFLPSVPHLLGLASEMETERDHVLGKPKEADGFDDDLLERAQRDDQASGELEKRFAALSATAELDQVIFDGASFGTAAQAGTPEEEEYLGLPGLLTADQVSLLLTKRQAAQLAAQRRRTADGAAQPAAAPTAAPPAPMSAAQRRVALRRQLNALVAARHHRTGQPHGKIHAELRRLCGGPPSAQATIEQLEERIATVQTL, via the coding sequence GTGGCAGCCCGGACGCCGGTGCTCGAGACGTTCCCGGCGCTACGCGCCTGGCAGCGCAAGGCCCTGGTGGAATACCTGCGCCGCCGTACCGAGGACTTCACCGCGGTCGCCACGCCGGGCGCCGGCAAGACCACCTTCGCCCTGCGCATCGCGGCGGAGCTGCTCGGTGACGGCACCATCGAGGCCGTCACCGTGGTCGCCCCGACCGAGCACCTGAAGAACCAGTGGTCCGACGCCGCAGCCCGAGTGGGCATCCAACTCGACGCCGCCTTCCGCAACGCCGACCTGCACTCCGCGGCCGACTTCCACGGCGCGGTCGTCACCTACGCCCAGGTGGGGATGGCCCCGCAGGTGCACCGGCGGCGCACCATGACCCGACGCACCCTGGTCATCCTCGACGAGATCCACCACGCCGGCGACTCCCGATCCTGGGGCGACGGGGTGAAGAACGCCTTCGAACCCGCCGTACGCCGGCTGATGCTCACCGGGACGCCGTTCCGCTCCGACGACAACCCGATCCCGTTCGTCAGCTACGAGCGCGGCGGCGACGGGCTGCTGCGCTCCCGCGCCGACTCCGTGTACGGCTACTCCGACGCGCTACGCGACGGGGTGGTCCGGCCGGTGCTCTTCCTGGCGTACTCCGGGGAGACCCGCTGGCGTACCAACGCGGGGGAAGAACTGGCCGCCCGGCTGGGCGAGCCGATGACCCAGGACCTGGTGGCGCAGGCGTGGCGGACCGCCCTGGACCCGGCCGGCGACTGGATGCCACAGGTGCTGCGGGCCGCCGACGCCCGACTCACAGTGCTGCGCAACGCCGGCATGGCCGACGCCGGTGGTCTGATCATCGCCACCGACCAGCAGACCGCCCGCTCGTACGCCAAGCTGATCGAGCAGGTGACCGGCGAGAAGGCCGCCGTGGTGCTCTCCGACGACCAGGGCGCGTCCGCCCGGATCGCGACGTTCGCGGCGTCCGACCAGCGCTGGCTGGTCGCGGTGCGGATGGTGTCCGAGGGGGTCGACATCCCGCGACTGGCTGTCGGTGTCTACGCCACCAGCGCCAGCACGCCCCTCTACTTCGCCCAGGCGATCGGCCGGTTCGTGCGGGCCCGCCGGCCCGGGGAGACCGCGTCGGTCTTCCTGCCCAGCGTGCCGCACCTGCTCGGGTTGGCCAGCGAGATGGAGACCGAGCGCGACCACGTACTCGGCAAACCCAAGGAAGCCGACGGTTTCGACGACGACCTGCTGGAACGCGCGCAGCGCGACGACCAGGCCAGCGGGGAGTTGGAAAAGCGGTTCGCGGCGCTCTCGGCCACCGCCGAACTGGACCAGGTGATCTTCGATGGCGCGTCGTTCGGCACCGCGGCCCAGGCCGGCACCCCCGAGGAAGAGGAATACCTCGGACTGCCGGGCCTGCTCACCGCCGACCAGGTTTCACTGCTGTTGACCAAGCGCCAGGCCGCCCAGCTCGCCGCCCAACGCCGTCGTACGGCCGACGGGGCCGCTCAGCCGGCCGCTGCGCCCACGGCAGCGCCACCCGCACCCATGAGCGCCGCCCAGCGTCGCGTGGCGCTCCGGCGCCAACTGAACGCCCTGGTGGCCGCCCGACACCACCGCACCGGCCAACCACACGGCAAGATCCACGCCGAACTGCGCAGACTCTGCGGCGGCCCGCCGAGCGCCCAGGCCACCATCGAGCAGCTTGAGGAACGCATCGCCACCGTGCAGACCCTCTAG
- a CDS encoding trimeric intracellular cation channel family protein translates to MTTSTALLLADLTGVAVFAASGASAAVAKRLDLFGVAFVGFVAALGGGIFRDLVIDEVPPLAFADWRYAATAAITALAVFWLHPQLARLRTTVLVLDAAGLALFTVTGTLKALDARVPAVGACLIGMLTAIGGGLGRDLLTAEIPVVLRREIYALAALAGSVLVALLYVTGQTGPAPLTAAAVLVFGLRLIALRRRWSAPVATLRPPRADGADPRADREW, encoded by the coding sequence GTGACCACCTCCACCGCCCTGCTCCTCGCCGACCTGACCGGGGTCGCGGTGTTCGCCGCGTCCGGGGCCTCGGCGGCGGTCGCCAAGCGGCTGGACCTGTTCGGCGTCGCGTTCGTCGGCTTCGTGGCCGCCCTCGGCGGTGGGATCTTCCGGGACCTGGTCATCGACGAGGTGCCGCCGCTGGCCTTCGCCGACTGGCGGTACGCGGCCACCGCCGCGATCACCGCGCTCGCCGTCTTCTGGCTGCACCCACAACTGGCCCGACTGCGCACGACCGTGCTGGTGCTGGACGCGGCCGGGCTCGCGCTGTTCACCGTCACCGGCACGCTCAAGGCGCTCGACGCCCGGGTGCCGGCGGTCGGCGCCTGCCTGATCGGCATGCTCACCGCCATCGGCGGCGGGCTCGGCCGCGACCTGCTCACCGCCGAGATCCCGGTCGTGCTGCGCCGGGAGATCTACGCGCTGGCCGCGCTGGCCGGCTCGGTCCTGGTGGCGCTGCTGTACGTCACCGGGCAGACCGGGCCCGCACCGCTCACCGCCGCCGCCGTCCTGGTCTTCGGGCTGCGCCTGATCGCCCTGCGTCGACGCTGGTCCGCACCGGTGGCCACGCTGCGCCCCCCGCGTGCCGACGGGGCGGATCCACGCGCCGACCGGGAGTGGTGA
- a CDS encoding DUF3039 domain-containing protein translates to MSTEVLERPELKDADTGPEMFHYVRKEKIAESAVMGTYVVALCGETFPVTKAAKPGSPVCPKCKEIYDSYRE, encoded by the coding sequence GTGAGCACAGAGGTTCTCGAGCGTCCGGAGCTGAAGGACGCCGACACCGGTCCCGAGATGTTCCACTACGTCCGCAAGGAGAAGATCGCCGAGAGTGCCGTCATGGGCACCTACGTCGTCGCTCTCTGCGGCGAGACCTTCCCGGTCACCAAGGCGGCCAAGCCGGGATCGCCGGTCTGCCCCAAGTGCAAGGAGATCTACGACTCGTACCGTGAGTGA
- a CDS encoding pseudouridine-5'-phosphate glycosidase, whose translation MTDFRISYGTEVAAALRDGRPVVALESTIVSHGLPRPENLRVAREIERAVRDAGAVPATIGMIAGELVVGLDDAQLTRLATVDGVTKLSVRDLAVAAATGADGATTVAATSAVAAAAGIGVFATGGLGGVHREAAHTFDESADLVTLAQTPIAVVCAGVKSILDVGATLERLETLGVAVVGYRTRRFPGFYLTDAGFDLDWSVDSPEQVAAVLAARDEHAVHTGGLLIANPLPVDEQLDPELHDRTLTEGLALLERDRITGKAVTPYLLAHFHSATEGASLAVNVRIILRNADLAARIAVASAARGTAVPA comes from the coding sequence GTGACTGACTTTCGCATCAGCTACGGCACCGAGGTCGCCGCAGCCCTGCGCGACGGCCGGCCCGTCGTCGCCCTGGAGAGCACCATCGTCTCGCACGGTCTGCCCCGGCCGGAGAACCTGCGGGTGGCCAGGGAGATCGAGCGGGCGGTTCGGGACGCCGGGGCCGTTCCGGCGACGATCGGCATGATCGCCGGCGAGTTGGTGGTCGGCCTGGACGACGCGCAGCTGACCCGGCTGGCCACTGTCGACGGCGTGACCAAACTCTCCGTCCGTGACCTCGCGGTGGCTGCCGCGACCGGCGCGGACGGCGCGACCACGGTGGCCGCGACCAGCGCGGTGGCCGCCGCCGCCGGTATCGGTGTGTTCGCCACCGGCGGCCTGGGCGGGGTGCACCGGGAGGCCGCGCACACGTTCGACGAGTCGGCGGACCTGGTCACCCTGGCGCAGACCCCGATCGCGGTGGTCTGCGCCGGGGTCAAGTCGATCCTCGACGTGGGCGCGACGCTGGAGCGCCTGGAGACCCTCGGGGTAGCGGTGGTCGGTTACCGCACCCGCCGGTTCCCCGGTTTCTACCTCACCGATGCCGGCTTCGACCTGGACTGGTCGGTGGACTCGCCGGAGCAGGTCGCCGCCGTGCTCGCCGCCCGGGACGAGCACGCCGTGCACACCGGCGGGCTGCTCATCGCCAACCCGCTGCCGGTCGACGAGCAACTCGACCCGGAGCTGCACGATCGGACGCTCACCGAGGGCCTGGCGCTGCTGGAGCGGGACCGGATCACCGGAAAGGCCGTCACCCCGTACCTGCTCGCGCACTTCCACTCGGCCACCGAGGGCGCAAGCCTGGCGGTGAACGTGCGGATCATCCTGCGCAACGCCGACCTGGCCGCGCGGATCGCGGTCGCCTCGGCGGCCCGCGGCACCGCCGTCCCGGCATGA
- a CDS encoding carbohydrate kinase family protein, with protein MTRPARMVVVGDVITDVVAVLSGPLAAGSDTGAAISLGGGGQAANTAAWVAAQRVDVTLVAAVGDDDAGRDRVAELERAGVDCAIERVEGAPTGTVIVLAADDERTMVSQRGANLRLSAAHVERALAAAPDAGHLHLSAYTLLDAESRGAGLRALAAARERGLTISVDAASAAPLRRVGAAAFLSWVRDIDLLLVNADEATVLAGGLDPAAQGRALSATARRVVVKGGAVGAVWVDRTTPVCVAPARRVAVVDVTGAGDAFAAGLLTAWLAGATPTAALSRATDLGALAVSTAGARPQP; from the coding sequence ATGACCCGACCGGCCCGGATGGTCGTCGTCGGGGACGTGATCACCGATGTGGTCGCGGTGCTGTCCGGGCCGCTCGCGGCCGGGTCGGACACCGGGGCCGCGATCAGTCTCGGCGGCGGCGGGCAGGCGGCCAACACCGCCGCCTGGGTCGCCGCGCAGCGGGTGGACGTCACGCTCGTCGCCGCCGTCGGTGACGACGACGCCGGGCGGGACCGGGTGGCCGAGCTGGAACGGGCGGGCGTCGACTGCGCCATCGAGCGGGTCGAGGGGGCGCCGACCGGCACGGTCATCGTGTTGGCCGCCGACGACGAGCGCACCATGGTCAGCCAGCGGGGAGCGAACCTGCGGCTGAGCGCCGCGCACGTCGAGCGGGCCCTCGCGGCGGCGCCCGACGCCGGGCATCTGCACCTGTCCGCGTACACCCTGCTGGACGCCGAGTCGCGCGGCGCGGGGTTGCGGGCGTTGGCCGCCGCCCGCGAGCGCGGGCTCACCATCAGCGTCGACGCGGCCTCCGCTGCGCCGCTGCGGCGGGTCGGCGCGGCGGCGTTCCTGAGTTGGGTACGCGACATCGACCTGCTCCTGGTCAACGCGGACGAGGCCACGGTGCTGGCCGGCGGGCTGGACCCGGCGGCGCAGGGGCGGGCGCTGTCGGCGACGGCTCGGCGGGTCGTGGTGAAGGGCGGCGCCGTCGGCGCGGTCTGGGTCGACCGCACCACGCCGGTCTGCGTGGCTCCGGCGCGCCGGGTGGCGGTGGTGGACGTCACCGGCGCGGGCGACGCCTTCGCGGCCGGTCTGCTCACCGCGTGGCTCGCCGGTGCCACCCCGACGGCGGCACTGAGCCGCGCCACCGACCTGGGCGCGTTGGCCGTCTCCACTGCTGGCGCACGGCCACAGCCGTAA
- a CDS encoding DUF3099 domain-containing protein, with translation MVKRQAYQPILITDASRSQGDQLNSRQRRYVLMMGIRVACIIVGAILVGANAPLLWLWLPLCALGMVLIPWLAVLLANDRPPKEEHRLANRFHRRHTDDTPPMSLTAEERPHKVIDVEP, from the coding sequence ATGGTGAAGCGTCAGGCGTACCAGCCGATTCTGATCACCGACGCCTCGCGCAGCCAGGGTGATCAGCTCAACAGCCGTCAGCGCCGCTACGTCCTGATGATGGGCATCCGGGTGGCCTGCATCATCGTCGGCGCGATCCTGGTCGGTGCGAACGCCCCACTGCTCTGGCTCTGGCTGCCGTTGTGCGCCCTCGGCATGGTGCTCATCCCCTGGCTGGCCGTGCTGCTGGCCAACGACCGGCCGCCAAAGGAAGAGCACCGGCTGGCCAACCGGTTCCACCGCCGGCACACGGACGACACCCCGCCGATGAGCCTCACCGCCGAGGAACGCCCACACAAGGTCATCGACGTCGAACCCTGA
- a CDS encoding HhH-GPD-type base excision DNA repair protein, giving the protein MTLVLPIDPEANRLLERSPLALLLGMVLDQQVPMEKAFSSPYVLAQRLGHELDAAELAGYDPEALVALFAQPPALHRFPKAMAARVQEVCQVLVERYDGDAALLWAEVADGPELLRRVSALPGFGKQKAQIFVALLGKRFGVTPQDWRKAAGDYGDPGAYRSVADVTDADSLRRVREFKQQMKAAAKAKTTGD; this is encoded by the coding sequence ATGACGCTTGTGCTGCCCATCGACCCGGAGGCCAACCGGCTGCTGGAGCGCAGCCCACTGGCCCTGCTCCTCGGCATGGTCCTCGACCAGCAGGTGCCGATGGAGAAGGCGTTCTCGTCGCCGTACGTGCTGGCGCAGCGGCTCGGCCATGAGCTGGACGCGGCGGAGCTGGCCGGGTACGACCCGGAGGCCCTGGTCGCGCTCTTCGCCCAGCCGCCCGCGCTGCACCGGTTTCCGAAGGCGATGGCGGCCCGGGTGCAGGAGGTGTGTCAGGTGCTGGTGGAGCGCTATGACGGTGACGCGGCGCTGCTCTGGGCCGAGGTCGCCGACGGGCCGGAGTTGCTGCGCCGGGTCTCCGCGCTGCCCGGCTTCGGCAAGCAGAAGGCACAGATCTTCGTGGCCCTGCTCGGCAAGCGGTTCGGGGTGACCCCGCAGGACTGGCGGAAGGCGGCCGGGGACTATGGCGACCCGGGCGCCTACCGGTCGGTGGCCGACGTCACCGACGCCGACTCGCTGCGGCGGGTGCGGGAGTTCAAGCAGCAGATGAAGGCGGCGGCCAAGGCGAAGACCACCGGCGACTGA
- a CDS encoding CPBP family intramembrane glutamic endopeptidase, with translation MLRTAPPGSPYHRLGRTDRHRWWKPIVGTLALLTSAAVVMGLLFIVAAVVGELANRPYDADGFPTFGPIPDTALLVASLALLLPLVLGTVWLVQRRPAGTVSSVLGRLRWGWLGRCLLIATPLIIVMLFGANLLLGLTDESSILDPVATWVGWPEFAAGLLMVLLLVPFQAAAEEYAFRGWLLQAVGAYLRTPWPGITFQAVLFAAAHGWGSGWGFLDLVFMGVLLGWLTVRTGGLEAAIALHVVNNLSAFTVAAAFGGLSADETMADAPWQLVLVDVVALSAYALVIDRLAARRGLATVVPPALVVAVPGEPSALTGSEPQASNAGVESRG, from the coding sequence ATGCTTCGGACCGCCCCGCCCGGATCGCCGTACCACCGGCTCGGCCGCACCGACCGGCATCGCTGGTGGAAACCGATCGTCGGCACCCTCGCGCTGCTTACCTCGGCGGCGGTGGTCATGGGCCTCCTCTTCATCGTCGCCGCCGTCGTGGGCGAGCTCGCCAACCGCCCGTACGACGCCGACGGGTTCCCCACCTTCGGCCCGATTCCGGACACCGCGCTGCTGGTCGCCTCGCTGGCGCTGCTGCTCCCACTGGTACTCGGCACCGTCTGGCTCGTGCAGCGCCGGCCCGCCGGCACGGTCTCCTCGGTGCTCGGGCGGCTGCGGTGGGGCTGGCTCGGCCGCTGCCTGCTGATCGCCACGCCGCTGATCATCGTCATGCTGTTCGGCGCGAACCTTCTGCTCGGGCTGACCGACGAGAGCTCGATACTCGACCCGGTAGCCACCTGGGTGGGCTGGCCGGAGTTCGCCGCCGGCCTGCTGATGGTTCTGCTGCTGGTGCCGTTCCAGGCGGCCGCGGAGGAGTACGCCTTCCGGGGCTGGCTGTTGCAGGCCGTCGGCGCGTACCTGCGCACGCCCTGGCCCGGGATCACCTTCCAGGCGGTGCTCTTCGCCGCCGCGCACGGCTGGGGCAGCGGCTGGGGTTTCCTGGACCTGGTCTTCATGGGCGTGTTGTTGGGCTGGTTGACGGTACGAACCGGCGGGCTCGAGGCCGCGATCGCGCTGCACGTGGTGAACAATCTGAGCGCCTTCACTGTGGCGGCGGCGTTCGGCGGGCTCAGCGCCGACGAGACGATGGCCGACGCCCCCTGGCAACTCGTCCTCGTCGACGTGGTGGCCCTGTCGGCGTACGCCCTGGTCATCGATCGGTTGGCCGCGCGTCGAGGGCTGGCGACTGTCGTACCGCCGGCCTTGGTCGTGGCGGTGCCCGGTGAGCCCTCGGCCCTGACGGGATCGGAGCCGCAAGCGTCGAATGCCGGGGTCGAATCCCGCGGGTGA
- a CDS encoding DUF7782 domain-containing protein → MDEHDMLLSPAGVDALRSALTRTGFTSHGIAERLGAQATASVARNDYRAALRATEDGDPLGTLIRVFICDQTEPEAAVAAALAPLSLEEALAGGLVERYGDGLRAGVDLEPYGEDWWVLADVPASARPGRPLHAEHVLGIGGATHTLIGATMRRPVDTALDLGTGSGVQALHLSTHARSVTATDLSQRALRFAATTAALNGQDWELLRGDLVAPVAGRRFDLVVSNPPFVVGPGTTTHVYRDSGRVGDAIGAELAAAAPGLLTEGGTMQYLANWVHVAGEEWDERVAGWFAGTGLDAWVIQREVADPMAYVDLWLTDVGETADPQRMAAWLDWFDAHKVEGIGFGIVSLRRGGHADPVVRVEDLRQRVQPPLGDQVAAWFDRQEFLRVRDTEALLAERYRAAEGLQLRQEATMGDEGWGVDRQVLAMPHGLRWTEEIDPLVLALVGGADGRLPLRDQLALLAAAHDVEPDEMAEAAGPIVAHLVERGFIEPVNA, encoded by the coding sequence GTGGACGAACACGACATGCTGCTCTCCCCCGCCGGCGTCGACGCGCTGCGCAGCGCACTGACCCGGACCGGATTCACCAGCCACGGCATCGCCGAGCGGCTGGGCGCCCAGGCGACCGCCTCGGTCGCCCGCAACGACTACCGGGCCGCGCTGCGCGCTACCGAGGACGGCGATCCGCTCGGCACCCTGATCCGGGTGTTCATCTGCGACCAGACCGAGCCGGAGGCCGCAGTCGCCGCCGCGCTGGCGCCGCTGAGCCTGGAGGAGGCCCTCGCGGGCGGGCTGGTCGAGCGGTACGGCGACGGCTTGCGCGCCGGTGTCGACCTGGAGCCGTACGGCGAGGACTGGTGGGTGCTCGCCGACGTGCCGGCCAGCGCCCGCCCGGGTCGCCCGTTGCACGCCGAACACGTCCTCGGCATCGGTGGGGCGACCCACACCCTGATCGGCGCGACCATGCGCCGGCCGGTCGACACAGCACTGGACCTGGGCACCGGCTCCGGCGTCCAGGCCCTGCACCTGTCTACTCACGCCCGGTCGGTCACCGCGACCGACCTCTCCCAGCGGGCGCTGCGCTTCGCTGCGACCACCGCCGCCCTCAACGGTCAGGACTGGGAGCTGCTCCGAGGCGACCTGGTCGCCCCGGTGGCCGGCCGGCGGTTCGACCTGGTGGTGAGCAACCCGCCGTTCGTGGTCGGTCCGGGCACGACCACGCACGTCTACCGCGACTCGGGCCGGGTCGGTGACGCGATCGGCGCCGAGCTGGCCGCCGCCGCCCCGGGCCTGCTCACCGAGGGCGGCACCATGCAGTACCTGGCGAACTGGGTGCACGTCGCCGGCGAGGAGTGGGACGAGCGGGTGGCCGGCTGGTTCGCCGGGACCGGCCTGGACGCCTGGGTGATCCAGCGCGAGGTGGCCGACCCGATGGCGTACGTCGACCTGTGGCTCACCGACGTCGGCGAGACCGCCGACCCGCAGCGGATGGCCGCCTGGCTGGACTGGTTCGACGCGCACAAGGTGGAGGGCATCGGCTTCGGCATCGTGTCACTGCGCCGGGGCGGACACGCCGACCCGGTGGTCCGGGTGGAGGACCTGCGCCAGCGGGTGCAGCCACCGCTGGGCGACCAGGTCGCTGCCTGGTTCGACCGCCAGGAGTTTCTCCGGGTACGCGACACCGAGGCGTTGCTCGCCGAGCGCTACCGGGCCGCCGAGGGCCTGCAGCTGCGGCAGGAGGCCACCATGGGCGACGAGGGCTGGGGGGTGGACCGGCAGGTCCTCGCGATGCCGCACGGCCTGCGCTGGACCGAGGAGATCGACCCGCTGGTGCTGGCGCTGGTCGGTGGCGCCGACGGGCGGCTGCCGCTGCGTGACCAGCTCGCCCTGCTCGCCGCCGCGCACGACGTCGAGCCCGACGAGATGGCCGAGGCCGCCGGCCCGATCGTGGCGCACCTGGTGGAACGCGGGTTCATCGAGCCGGTGAACGCCTGA
- the dtd gene encoding D-aminoacyl-tRNA deacylase, which yields MRAVVQTVGRASVTVDGEVVGAIENGLLVLLGVTHTDTAQTAQTMARKVHEVRILDGERSAADTGAQILVVSQFTLYGDVRKGRRPSWTAAAPAEVAEPLVTAVVDALRERGAKVETGRFQTHMLVESLNIGPQTLLLDL from the coding sequence ATGCGGGCGGTGGTGCAGACCGTCGGGCGGGCCAGCGTGACGGTGGACGGCGAGGTGGTCGGCGCCATCGAGAACGGCCTGCTGGTGCTGCTCGGGGTCACCCACACCGACACCGCGCAGACCGCTCAGACGATGGCCCGCAAAGTGCACGAGGTGCGCATCCTGGACGGTGAACGGTCCGCAGCCGACACCGGCGCGCAAATCCTGGTTGTCAGTCAGTTCACCCTCTATGGCGATGTCCGCAAGGGCCGCCGACCGAGCTGGACCGCAGCCGCCCCCGCCGAGGTCGCCGAACCACTTGTGACGGCGGTCGTCGATGCCCTGCGCGAACGAGGCGCCAAGGTAGAGACCGGCCGCTTCCAGACCCACATGTTGGTAGAAAGCCTCAACATAGGCCCCCAAACCCTCCTCCTAGACCTCTAA
- a CDS encoding sporulation protein, whose protein sequence is MVFKRLMKAMGVGGPSVETVLANPNCRPGGQLEGRIQVLGGDHQVDIDHVTLGLVTRVEVESGDNDYDTTQEFRRQQVTGAFRLEPGQRYDLPFRFDVPWETPVTELYGQHLHGMTMGLRTELEVARAVDKGDLDAVSVHPLPAQERLLDALLRLGFRFARADVERGHIYGVHQTLPFYQEIEFSPAPQYARSINQLEVTFIADAGQMQVVLEVDKRGGVFTEGRDAFGRFTVDHATADRTDWTAELDNWLRQSLTRRGLFS, encoded by the coding sequence GTGGTCTTCAAGCGGCTCATGAAGGCGATGGGCGTCGGCGGCCCGTCGGTGGAGACGGTGCTGGCCAACCCGAACTGCCGCCCCGGCGGTCAGCTGGAGGGCCGCATCCAGGTGCTGGGTGGCGACCATCAGGTCGACATCGACCACGTCACCCTCGGCCTGGTCACCCGGGTCGAGGTCGAGAGCGGCGACAACGACTACGACACCACTCAGGAGTTCCGCCGTCAGCAGGTCACCGGCGCGTTCCGGCTGGAGCCGGGGCAGCGCTACGACCTCCCGTTCCGCTTCGACGTGCCGTGGGAGACACCTGTCACCGAGTTGTACGGGCAGCACCTGCACGGGATGACCATGGGCCTGCGTACCGAACTGGAGGTCGCTCGCGCGGTCGACAAGGGTGACCTGGACGCCGTGTCGGTGCACCCCCTGCCGGCCCAGGAGCGACTACTGGACGCGTTGCTGCGGCTGGGCTTCCGGTTCGCACGCGCCGACGTGGAGCGTGGTCACATCTACGGCGTACACCAGACGTTGCCGTTCTACCAGGAGATCGAGTTCAGTCCGGCGCCGCAGTACGCCCGCTCGATCAACCAGTTGGAGGTCACCTTCATCGCCGACGCCGGGCAGATGCAGGTGGTGCTGGAGGTCGACAAGCGCGGCGGTGTCTTCACCGAGGGCCGGGACGCCTTCGGCCGGTTCACTGTCGACCACGCCACCGCCGACCGCACCGACTGGACCGCCGAACTCGACAACTGGCTCCGCCAGTCCCTAACCCGCCGAGGCCTCTTCTCCTAA
- the sigB gene encoding RNA polymerase sigma factor SigB: MVLQMTEHRTRPATTTDTDGASEVLVDLDATDERGISTDLVRAYLNGIGRTKLLTAAQEVDLARRIEAGLFADEKLTTCTPVSAELRADLELIVAEGRAAKDHLLEANLRLVVSIAKRYTGRGMAFLDLIQEGNLGLIRAVEKFDYAKGYKFSTYATWWIRQAITRAMADQARTIRIPVHMVEQVNRMVRARRELAVTLGREPTVAEVARALEIPEIQVIELISYDREPVSLDQTVGDDGESALGDFVASVDPRTEPGDTAAQGELRNEVSIVLSTLSQREQAVIRLRFGLDDGRQRTLDEVGREFGLSRERIRQIEKVTLLKLRAPERAQRLEAYAC, encoded by the coding sequence ATGGTCCTGCAGATGACGGAACACCGGACGCGCCCGGCCACCACGACCGACACGGACGGGGCCTCCGAGGTCCTCGTCGACCTGGACGCCACCGACGAGCGCGGCATCTCCACCGACCTGGTCCGGGCCTACCTCAACGGGATCGGCCGGACGAAGCTGCTGACCGCCGCGCAGGAGGTCGACCTGGCACGGCGCATCGAGGCCGGCCTGTTCGCCGACGAGAAGCTCACCACCTGCACCCCGGTCTCCGCGGAGCTGCGAGCCGACCTGGAGCTGATCGTCGCGGAGGGTCGGGCGGCCAAGGACCACCTGTTGGAGGCGAACCTGCGGCTGGTGGTCAGCATCGCCAAGCGCTACACCGGCCGGGGCATGGCGTTTCTCGACCTGATCCAGGAGGGCAACCTCGGTCTGATCCGGGCGGTGGAGAAGTTCGACTACGCCAAGGGCTACAAGTTCTCCACGTACGCCACCTGGTGGATCCGACAGGCCATCACCCGCGCCATGGCCGACCAGGCCCGCACCATCCGCATCCCCGTGCACATGGTCGAGCAGGTCAACCGGATGGTCCGGGCCCGCCGCGAGCTGGCGGTGACGCTGGGCCGCGAACCGACTGTCGCCGAGGTCGCCCGCGCACTGGAGATCCCCGAGATCCAGGTCATCGAGCTGATCTCCTACGACCGGGAGCCGGTCAGCCTGGACCAGACAGTTGGCGACGACGGTGAGAGCGCACTCGGCGACTTCGTGGCCTCGGTGGACCCGCGCACCGAGCCGGGCGACACCGCCGCCCAGGGCGAGCTGCGCAACGAGGTCAGCATCGTCCTGTCCACCCTGTCCCAGCGGGAGCAGGCCGTGATCCGCCTCCGGTTCGGCCTGGACGACGGCCGCCAGCGCACCCTGGACGAGGTCGGCCGGGAGTTCGGCCTGTCCCGGGAGCGGATCCGGCAGATCGAGAAGGTGACGTTGCTGAAGCTGCGGGCCCCGGAGCGGGCGCAGCGCCTGGAGGCGTACGCCTGCTGA
- a CDS encoding ArsR/SmtB family transcription factor: protein MDTELLDATFAALADPTRRAILARLATGEATVTELAEPFEMSQPAISKHLRVLERAGLVSRGRDAQRRPCRLEARPLRDATAWLANYRDYWVESYQRLDVLLDELQSVDRNDTARRPAGPNGTGG, encoded by the coding sequence GTGGACACGGAGCTGTTGGATGCGACCTTCGCGGCCCTGGCCGACCCGACTCGGCGGGCCATCCTCGCCCGACTCGCGACTGGGGAGGCGACGGTGACGGAGCTGGCAGAACCATTCGAGATGAGCCAGCCGGCCATCTCCAAGCACCTCAGGGTGCTGGAACGCGCTGGTCTCGTCAGCCGGGGGCGGGACGCCCAGCGCCGTCCGTGCCGATTGGAGGCCCGCCCACTGCGTGATGCGACCGCCTGGCTGGCCAACTACCGCGACTACTGGGTGGAGAGCTACCAACGCCTCGACGTACTGCTCGACGAACTCCAGTCCGTCGACCGCAACGACACCGCGCGTCGGCCCGCCGGACCGAACGGAACGGGCGGTTGA